The proteins below are encoded in one region of Micromonospora sp. DSM 45708:
- a CDS encoding lytic polysaccharide monooxygenase auxiliary activity family 9 protein, translating into MHRSRTAALVTAALTLAVGAFALASGPDPAAAHGAAMTPGARTYLCWKDGLTGTGEIRPNNPACASAVAQNGANSLYNWFSVLRSDAGGRTTGFIPDGKLCSGGNPNFSGYDAARTDWPVTHLTAGRSMEFRYSNWAHHPGTFYFYVTKDSWSPTRPLAWSDLEEQPFLQVTNPPQSGAVGTNDGHYYFNGTLPSNKSGRHIIYSRWVRSDSQENFFGCSDVTFDGGNGEVTGIGSGGNPTPTPTPTNPTPTPTNPTPTPTTPTPTPTGPTPTPTMPAGNCMAVYKVVSAWGGGFQGEVMIMNHSTRTYSGWTASWTWPSGQTINQVWNGTLSGSGASVTVTNAAYNGSVAPEGTTTFGFTANFSGQNTLPTVTCTGR; encoded by the coding sequence GTGCACCGATCCCGTACGGCCGCGCTCGTCACCGCGGCCCTCACCCTGGCCGTGGGCGCGTTCGCCCTGGCCAGCGGCCCCGACCCGGCCGCCGCGCACGGCGCGGCGATGACGCCGGGCGCCCGCACCTACCTGTGCTGGAAGGACGGCCTCACCGGCACCGGTGAGATCCGGCCGAACAACCCCGCCTGCGCGTCGGCGGTCGCCCAGAACGGGGCGAACTCGCTCTACAACTGGTTCAGCGTGCTGCGCTCCGACGCCGGCGGCCGGACCACCGGGTTCATCCCCGACGGCAAGCTGTGCAGCGGCGGCAACCCGAACTTCAGCGGCTACGACGCGGCCCGCACCGACTGGCCGGTCACGCACCTGACGGCCGGGCGGTCGATGGAGTTCCGCTACAGCAACTGGGCGCACCACCCGGGCACGTTCTACTTCTACGTCACCAAGGACAGCTGGAGCCCGACCCGGCCGCTGGCCTGGAGCGACCTGGAGGAGCAGCCGTTCCTCCAGGTGACCAACCCGCCGCAGAGCGGCGCGGTCGGCACCAACGACGGGCACTACTACTTCAACGGCACGCTGCCGAGCAACAAGAGCGGCCGGCACATCATCTACTCGCGCTGGGTGCGCTCGGACAGCCAGGAGAACTTCTTCGGCTGCTCGGACGTGACGTTCGACGGCGGCAACGGCGAGGTGACCGGCATCGGCTCGGGCGGCAACCCCACGCCGACGCCGACGCCGACGAACCCGACCCCGACCCCCACCAACCCCACGCCGACGCCCACCACCCCGACGCCGACGCCGACCGGCCCCACGCCGACGCCGACCATGCCGGCCGGGAACTGCATGGCGGTCTACAAGGTGGTCAGCGCCTGGGGCGGCGGTTTCCAGGGCGAGGTCATGATCATGAACCACAGCACCCGGACGTACAGCGGGTGGACCGCGAGCTGGACGTGGCCCAGCGGCCAGACCATCAACCAGGTGTGGAACGGCACGTTGAGCGGCAGCGGGGCGTCGGTGACGGTCACCAACGCCGCCTACAACGGCAGTGTCGCGCCGGAGGGCACCACCACGTTCGGCTTCACCGCGAACTTCTCGGGCCAGAACACCCTGCCCACGGTCACCTGCACCGGCCGGTGA
- a CDS encoding phosphatase PAP2 family protein, with translation MAVLTDPPPPAPAGPTASPDGGRRRVIAMAVWGVAFVAAWLAIGLPTDPAYAFLWIWAGTVAWNSNRPWRSHLRFARDWIPVVLLLAAYNLSRGFADNGATPHAMELIVTDRFLTGWATGGEVPTVWLQQHLYDPSQVRWWDVLVSWIYFSHFVATLAAAAVLWMRNRQRWIGYMARWGYLCAAGLVTYFVYPAAPPWWAAQNGLLTEVARISTRGWKEIGMHGAGNLLNAGQIASNPVAAMPSLHTAFALFVVLFFLRSVRKRWWPLLLAYPLAMTFTLMYSGEHYLIDVLVGWAYVGMTFLVVGLAERWWRARRARRDGTPAAVTGVTAPAAGPDTPLAADQDAVPAERR, from the coding sequence ATGGCCGTGCTGACAGATCCCCCGCCCCCCGCCCCCGCCGGACCGACCGCGTCCCCCGACGGCGGGCGCCGTCGCGTGATCGCGATGGCCGTCTGGGGCGTCGCCTTCGTGGCCGCCTGGCTCGCCATCGGCCTGCCGACCGACCCGGCGTACGCGTTCCTGTGGATCTGGGCCGGCACCGTCGCGTGGAACTCGAACCGGCCGTGGCGCAGCCACCTGCGCTTCGCCCGGGACTGGATCCCGGTGGTGCTGCTGCTCGCCGCGTACAACCTGTCCCGCGGGTTCGCCGACAACGGCGCGACCCCGCACGCCATGGAGCTGATCGTCACCGACCGGTTCCTGACCGGATGGGCCACCGGCGGCGAGGTGCCGACCGTCTGGCTCCAGCAGCACCTCTACGACCCGAGCCAGGTGCGCTGGTGGGACGTGCTGGTGAGCTGGATCTACTTCTCGCACTTCGTGGCCACGCTGGCCGCCGCCGCGGTGCTCTGGATGCGCAACCGGCAGCGCTGGATCGGGTACATGGCCCGGTGGGGTTACCTGTGCGCCGCCGGGCTGGTCACCTACTTCGTCTACCCGGCCGCGCCGCCGTGGTGGGCGGCCCAGAACGGGCTGCTCACCGAGGTGGCCCGGATCTCCACCCGGGGCTGGAAGGAGATCGGCATGCACGGCGCGGGCAACCTGCTCAACGCCGGGCAGATCGCCTCCAACCCGGTGGCCGCCATGCCGTCGCTGCACACCGCGTTCGCGCTGTTCGTGGTGCTGTTCTTCCTGCGCTCGGTGCGCAAGCGCTGGTGGCCGCTGCTGCTGGCGTACCCGCTGGCCATGACGTTCACGCTGATGTACAGCGGCGAGCACTACCTGATCGACGTGCTGGTCGGCTGGGCGTACGTGGGGATGACGTTCCTGGTGGTCGGCCTGGCCGAGCGCTGGTGGCGGGCCCGGCGGGCCCGCCGGGACGGGACACCGGCCGCCGTGACCGGCGTCACCGCGCCGGCCGCCGGCCCGGACACCCCGCTCGCCGCCGACCAGGACGCGGTGCCCGCCGAACGCCGCTGA
- a CDS encoding MBL fold metallo-hydrolase, whose translation MTVRFTEIAAGVHLLREPLLRVNVVLVVGDGAALLVDTLSTAGQARELASAARAVTPHPWTIVNTHHHFDHCFGNATLAAEPGTEVYAHAQAVAVLRDQPDELRRAAYEEMRDGQPALAGELARTGLRVPTHEVHEETVLDVGGRRVVLRHPGHGHTDADLVVHVPDADVLVAGDLVEQSGPPAFEESYPLRWPDAVADLLRLTTPATVVVPGHGEPVDVGFVREQHAQLARQAWLIRAGHTGGAPPERVAAESPFGARPGLIAARRGYAELDGTA comes from the coding sequence ATGACCGTCCGTTTCACCGAGATCGCCGCCGGCGTGCACCTGCTGCGCGAGCCGCTGCTGCGCGTCAACGTGGTGCTGGTGGTCGGCGACGGCGCGGCGCTGCTGGTGGACACGCTCTCCACCGCCGGCCAGGCGCGGGAGCTGGCGTCGGCCGCCCGGGCGGTGACGCCGCACCCGTGGACGATCGTCAACACCCATCACCACTTCGACCACTGCTTCGGCAACGCCACGCTGGCCGCCGAGCCGGGCACCGAGGTCTACGCGCACGCCCAGGCCGTGGCGGTGCTGCGTGACCAGCCCGACGAGCTGCGCCGGGCGGCGTACGAGGAGATGCGCGACGGGCAGCCGGCGCTGGCCGGGGAGCTGGCGCGCACCGGGCTGCGGGTGCCGACGCACGAGGTCCACGAGGAGACGGTGCTGGACGTCGGCGGGCGGCGGGTGGTGCTGCGCCATCCCGGGCACGGGCACACCGACGCCGACCTGGTGGTGCACGTGCCGGACGCGGACGTGCTGGTGGCGGGCGACCTGGTGGAGCAGAGCGGGCCGCCGGCGTTCGAGGAGTCGTACCCGTTGCGGTGGCCGGACGCGGTGGCGGACCTGCTGCGGCTGACCACACCGGCCACCGTGGTGGTGCCGGGCCACGGCGAGCCGGTCGACGTGGGCTTCGTGCGCGAGCAGCACGCCCAGCTCGCCCGGCAGGCGTGGCTGATCCGCGCCGGTCACACCGGCGGCGCCCCGCCGGAGCGGGTGGCGGCGGAGTCGCCGTTCGGCGCCCGGCCCGGCTTGATCGCGGCCCGGCGGGGCTACGCCGAGCTCGACGGCACGGCCTGA
- a CDS encoding aminopeptidase P family protein has protein sequence MTEEQTQQGKPADGTESHDPDFPEAFLSFMRQGWRDTELPVAPRPEVPNHAKRRAALAEAFPGETLVIPTGNEKVRANDTDHRFRPGSDFAYLTGDLEPDSVLVLRPGGEATLYMRPRSSRATDEFFRSRHGELWVGRRPTLREKSTELGLPTADLSELDAALAELAPGRTRVLRGFDARVDAAVRRYDGTRAEGQPGRDRELAIAISELKLVKDEWEIAQLQEACDATVRGFEDVARALPADRPISERLLEGLFALRARHDGNDVGYGSIVGAGEHATILHWVHNHGATRPGDLLLMDMGVENRNLYTADVTRVLPVDGRFTPLQRQVYDAVHAAQQAGIDMCKPGVGFRDVHLASMRVLAEALKDLGLLPVSVDEAMDPASTVYRRWTLHGTSHMLGLDVHDCANARKETYRDGPLGEGYVLTVEPGLYFQPEDELVPEELRGIGVRIEDDILVTADGPVNLSAGLPRRSDEVETWLAEQREAGPRLPG, from the coding sequence ATGACCGAGGAGCAGACGCAACAGGGCAAGCCGGCGGACGGCACGGAGTCGCACGACCCCGACTTCCCGGAGGCCTTCCTGTCGTTCATGCGGCAGGGCTGGCGGGACACCGAGCTGCCGGTCGCGCCCCGCCCGGAGGTGCCCAACCACGCCAAACGACGGGCCGCGCTGGCCGAGGCGTTCCCGGGCGAGACGCTTGTCATCCCCACCGGCAACGAGAAGGTACGCGCCAACGACACCGACCACCGGTTCCGGCCGGGCAGCGACTTCGCGTACCTGACCGGCGACCTGGAGCCCGACAGCGTCCTCGTGCTGCGGCCGGGCGGCGAGGCCACGCTCTACATGCGGCCCCGGTCGTCCCGGGCCACCGACGAGTTCTTCCGCAGCCGCCACGGCGAGCTGTGGGTGGGCCGCCGGCCGACGCTGCGCGAGAAGTCGACCGAGCTGGGCCTGCCGACGGCCGACCTCAGCGAGCTGGACGCGGCCCTGGCCGAGCTGGCCCCCGGGCGCACCCGGGTGCTGCGCGGCTTCGACGCCCGAGTGGACGCCGCCGTGCGCCGCTACGACGGGACGCGGGCCGAGGGCCAGCCGGGCCGCGACCGGGAGCTGGCCATCGCGATCTCCGAGCTGAAGCTGGTCAAGGACGAGTGGGAGATCGCACAGCTCCAGGAGGCGTGCGACGCCACGGTGCGCGGTTTCGAGGACGTGGCCCGCGCGCTGCCGGCCGACCGGCCGATCTCCGAGCGGCTGCTGGAGGGGCTGTTCGCGCTGCGGGCCCGGCACGACGGCAACGACGTGGGCTACGGCTCGATCGTCGGGGCCGGCGAGCACGCCACGATCCTGCACTGGGTGCACAACCACGGCGCCACCCGCCCGGGTGACCTGCTGCTGATGGACATGGGCGTGGAGAACCGCAACCTCTACACCGCCGACGTCACCCGGGTGCTGCCGGTCGACGGCCGGTTCACGCCGCTGCAACGGCAGGTCTACGACGCGGTCCACGCCGCCCAGCAGGCCGGCATCGACATGTGCAAGCCGGGGGTGGGGTTCCGCGACGTCCACCTGGCGTCGATGCGGGTGCTCGCCGAGGCGCTCAAGGACCTCGGACTGCTGCCGGTGAGCGTGGACGAGGCGATGGATCCGGCCTCGACGGTCTACCGCCGCTGGACGCTGCACGGCACCAGCCACATGCTCGGCCTCGACGTGCACGACTGCGCGAACGCACGCAAGGAGACCTACCGCGACGGTCCGCTCGGCGAGGGGTACGTGCTCACCGTCGAGCCCGGCCTCTACTTCCAGCCGGAGGACGAACTGGTCCCCGAGGAGCTGCGCGGCATCGGCGTCCGGATCGAGGACGACATCCTGGTCACCGCGGACGGCCCGGTGAACCTCTCGGCCGGGCTGCCGCGTCGTTCGGACGAGGTGGAAACCTGGCTGGCCGAGCAGCGCGAGGCGGGTCCGCGCCTGCCCGGCTGA
- a CDS encoding thioesterase family protein — translation MQEQPESPFAPGLTARVELTVTDADTAEAVGSGDVPVLGTPRVVALAEAATVAAVAARLPAGSTTVGVRVELEHRTATPVGRTVSAHAELVKVDGRRLVFEVTVTDGPAVAAQGRVERALVDRQRFVERAGRAS, via the coding sequence ATGCAGGAGCAGCCGGAGTCGCCCTTCGCACCGGGCCTGACCGCACGCGTCGAGCTGACCGTGACCGACGCGGACACCGCCGAGGCGGTGGGTTCGGGGGACGTGCCGGTGCTCGGCACGCCCCGGGTGGTGGCGCTCGCCGAGGCGGCGACCGTGGCTGCCGTCGCGGCCCGGCTGCCGGCCGGGTCCACCACGGTCGGCGTCCGGGTCGAGCTGGAGCACCGGACGGCCACCCCGGTCGGGCGGACCGTGTCCGCGCACGCCGAGCTGGTGAAGGTGGACGGTCGCCGGCTGGTCTTCGAGGTGACGGTCACGGACGGGCCCGCGGTGGCCGCGCAGGGTCGGGTGGAGCGGGCGCTCGTCGACCGGCAGCGCTTCGTCGAGCGGGCCGGTCGCGCGTCATGA
- a CDS encoding MarR family winged helix-turn-helix transcriptional regulator has translation MVSDEEIARLGAGLGELHRLLRRRTVARVDREPLPEAQVEVLLLVRATPGISGKEVARRLGTAPNTVSTLVRDLTDAGLLVRDRDPADRRVVRLRLTEAARRRIADHEVHRAALLTAALAELDPAARSAVLAAAPHLDALLTALRARP, from the coding sequence GTGGTGAGCGACGAGGAGATCGCGCGGCTCGGCGCGGGACTGGGGGAGCTGCACCGGCTGCTGCGCCGCCGGACCGTCGCCCGCGTCGACCGCGAGCCGCTGCCCGAGGCGCAGGTGGAGGTGCTCCTGCTGGTCCGGGCCACGCCGGGGATCAGCGGCAAGGAGGTGGCCCGGCGGCTCGGCACCGCGCCGAACACCGTCAGCACGCTGGTCCGCGACCTCACCGACGCCGGGCTGCTGGTCCGCGACCGCGACCCCGCCGACCGCCGGGTGGTCCGGCTGCGCCTCACCGAGGCCGCCCGCCGGCGGATCGCCGACCACGAGGTCCACCGCGCCGCGCTGCTCACCGCGGCGCTCGCCGAGCTGGACCCGGCGGCCCGATCGGCCGTCCTGGCCGCCGCCCCGCACCTCGACGCGCTGCTCACCGCGCTGCGCGCCCGCCCCTGA
- a CDS encoding multidrug effflux MFS transporter produces MRQTVRTAARPPVDRPAGRGGGVSLLVLLGTLTAIGPLSLDMYLPAFPAMTRELDADQAGIQLSLTTCLIGLALGQLVTGPLSDRWGRRRPVLVGVVAYAVLALACAAAPSAPLLAAARFAQGLAGGMGIVVARAVVRDLYSGRDAAKYFSRLTLVFGVAPVAAPSVGSLVLRFGSWRVVFLTLAVIGAVLAVAVALRLPETLPPERRSTGGLAATVRTMRSLAADRVYLGYALTQGFAFAGLFAYISGSSFVFQDVFGVSAVVFGVVFGVNALALMATGQANARLLDRFSPRRLLVTTLVVSLVAALGVLTGALAGSLAVTAVALFAFVGSLGMVMPNSTALALDAHARHAGTAAALMGGIQSVVGALAAPLVGLGDEGSALPMATVLAGAAALSLLAVLTLTRPTTAR; encoded by the coding sequence GTGCGCCAGACCGTGCGGACCGCCGCGCGCCCACCCGTCGACCGACCCGCCGGGCGGGGCGGTGGCGTGAGCCTGCTGGTGCTGCTCGGCACGCTCACCGCGATCGGCCCCCTCTCGCTGGACATGTACCTGCCGGCGTTCCCGGCGATGACCCGCGAGCTGGACGCCGACCAGGCCGGCATCCAGCTCTCGTTGACCACCTGCCTGATCGGCCTGGCGCTGGGGCAGTTGGTCACCGGCCCGCTCAGCGACCGCTGGGGGCGACGCCGGCCGGTCCTGGTCGGCGTCGTCGCGTACGCCGTGCTGGCGCTGGCCTGCGCCGCGGCGCCGAGCGCCCCGCTGCTGGCCGCCGCGCGGTTCGCCCAGGGGCTGGCCGGTGGCATGGGCATCGTGGTGGCCCGCGCGGTCGTCCGTGACCTCTACTCCGGTCGGGACGCCGCGAAATACTTCTCCCGGCTCACCCTGGTCTTCGGGGTGGCGCCGGTGGCCGCGCCGAGCGTCGGCAGCCTGGTGCTCCGGTTCGGTTCCTGGCGGGTGGTCTTCCTCACCCTGGCCGTCATCGGGGCGGTGCTCGCCGTCGCGGTCGCGCTGCGCCTGCCGGAGACGCTGCCGCCCGAGCGCCGCAGCACCGGCGGCCTCGCCGCCACCGTGCGGACCATGCGGTCGCTGGCCGCCGACCGGGTCTACCTCGGGTACGCGCTGACCCAGGGTTTCGCGTTCGCCGGCCTGTTCGCGTACATCTCCGGGTCGTCGTTCGTGTTCCAGGACGTCTTCGGTGTCTCGGCGGTCGTGTTCGGCGTGGTCTTCGGCGTCAACGCGCTCGCGCTGATGGCCACCGGTCAGGCGAACGCCCGGCTGCTCGACCGGTTCAGCCCGCGCCGGCTGCTGGTCACCACGCTCGTGGTCAGCCTGGTCGCCGCGCTCGGCGTGCTGACCGGCGCGCTCGCCGGCAGCCTCGCCGTCACCGCGGTGGCGCTGTTCGCGTTCGTCGGTTCGCTGGGCATGGTGATGCCGAACAGCACCGCGCTGGCGCTGGACGCGCACGCCCGGCACGCCGGCACCGCCGCCGCGCTGATGGGCGGCATCCAGTCGGTGGTCGGCGCGCTCGCCGCGCCCCTGGTCGGTCTCGGCGACGAGGGCAGCGCCCTCCCGATGGCCACCGTCCTGGCCGGTGCCGCCGCCCTCTCCCTGCTGGCCGTCCTGACGCTCACCCGCCCCACCACGGCGCGGTGA
- the asnB gene encoding asparagine synthase (glutamine-hydrolyzing) → MCGLLAFFSARGDAAAHRDHIAGALECLHHRGPDETGVEVVGDASGRYADGVFAHKRLAIIDVALSHEPLPYAGGRYLLTFNGEIYNYIELRDELIRDHGAQFATNGDGEVIVAGYHYWGERVLTKLRGMFAFVIWDRQERRAFGARDYFGIKPLHYLQTQDGLYLASEKKALLPFAHSAYQGDAGIDTANLSHYLTLQYVPEPGTLHKGISRIGSGEYLTWTPDGRIDVRRWYRPVFRPAPVADEQKLYHEIRETLRESVRMHMRSDVPVGSFLSSGIDSTAVVALAREFNPNILTFTVGYDVPGYSEIDVAQDSARHLDVTTIPTKIGPQDMIDALPKIVWHLDDPVADPALVPLYFVAKKAAEHVTVVLSGEGADEFFGGYTIYREPLSLSSVNGLPDGVQKGLRAVSKAIPQGVKGKSFLERGTTPIEQRYYGNARMFTEEEKQHLLRRYDPSVRYTDVTAPIYAECTELDDVTKMQYVDLYTWLRGDILVKADRISMAHSLEVRVPFLDREVFNVAAGIPVDLKLPPRSEATKYAMRQALQGVVPPAIVNRKKLGFPTPTRVWLRGEMYEWARHVLATSGAGDLVDLSYAMRLLDEHKREEADHSRKVWTVLIFCIWHAIFVAKTLDPGIQRNQSALLTKPVVGSMVR, encoded by the coding sequence ATGTGCGGACTCCTGGCCTTCTTCAGCGCGCGCGGCGACGCCGCCGCCCACCGCGACCACATCGCCGGCGCACTGGAGTGCCTGCACCACCGTGGCCCGGACGAGACCGGGGTCGAGGTGGTCGGCGACGCCTCCGGCCGGTACGCGGACGGTGTGTTCGCGCACAAGCGGCTGGCGATCATCGACGTGGCGCTCAGCCACGAGCCCCTGCCCTACGCGGGCGGCCGGTACCTGCTCACCTTCAACGGCGAGATCTACAACTACATCGAGCTGCGCGACGAGCTGATCCGGGACCACGGCGCCCAGTTCGCCACCAACGGCGACGGCGAGGTGATCGTCGCCGGCTACCACTACTGGGGTGAGCGGGTGCTCACCAAGCTGCGCGGCATGTTCGCGTTCGTGATCTGGGACCGGCAGGAGCGGCGGGCCTTCGGCGCCCGCGACTACTTCGGCATCAAGCCGCTGCACTACCTCCAGACCCAGGACGGCCTCTACCTCGCCTCGGAGAAGAAGGCGCTGCTGCCGTTCGCGCACTCCGCCTACCAGGGCGACGCCGGGATCGACACCGCGAACCTGAGCCACTACCTGACCCTCCAGTACGTCCCGGAGCCGGGCACGCTGCACAAGGGGATCAGCCGGATCGGCTCGGGGGAGTACCTCACCTGGACCCCGGACGGCCGGATCGACGTGCGCCGCTGGTACCGGCCGGTGTTCCGCCCGGCCCCGGTCGCCGACGAGCAGAAGCTCTACCACGAGATCCGGGAGACGCTGCGGGAGAGCGTCCGGATGCACATGCGCTCGGACGTGCCGGTCGGCTCGTTCCTGTCCAGCGGCATCGACTCCACCGCCGTGGTGGCTTTGGCCCGCGAGTTCAACCCGAACATCCTCACCTTCACGGTCGGGTACGACGTGCCCGGTTACTCCGAGATCGACGTGGCCCAGGACTCGGCGCGGCACCTCGACGTGACCACCATCCCGACCAAGATCGGGCCGCAGGACATGATCGACGCGCTGCCGAAGATCGTCTGGCACCTGGACGACCCGGTCGCCGACCCGGCCCTGGTGCCGCTCTACTTCGTGGCGAAGAAGGCCGCCGAGCACGTCACGGTGGTGCTCTCCGGTGAGGGCGCGGACGAGTTCTTCGGCGGCTACACGATCTACCGGGAACCGCTCTCGCTCAGCTCGGTCAACGGTCTCCCGGACGGCGTGCAGAAGGGCCTGCGGGCCGTCTCCAAGGCCATCCCGCAGGGGGTCAAGGGCAAGAGCTTCCTGGAGCGCGGCACCACGCCGATCGAGCAGCGCTACTACGGCAACGCCCGGATGTTCACCGAGGAGGAGAAGCAGCACCTGCTGCGCCGCTACGACCCCTCGGTGCGCTACACCGACGTGACCGCGCCGATCTACGCCGAGTGCACCGAGCTGGACGACGTCACCAAGATGCAGTACGTCGACCTCTACACCTGGCTGCGCGGCGACATCCTGGTCAAGGCGGACCGGATCTCGATGGCGCACTCGCTGGAGGTCCGGGTGCCGTTCCTGGACCGGGAGGTGTTCAACGTCGCCGCCGGGATCCCGGTCGACCTGAAGCTGCCGCCCCGCTCCGAGGCCACCAAGTACGCCATGCGCCAGGCGTTGCAGGGCGTCGTTCCGCCGGCCATCGTCAACCGCAAGAAGCTGGGCTTCCCCACCCCGACCCGGGTCTGGCTGCGCGGCGAGATGTACGAGTGGGCCCGGCACGTGCTGGCCACCTCCGGCGCCGGCGACCTGGTCGACCTGTCGTACGCGATGCGGCTGCTCGACGAGCACAAGCGGGAGGAGGCCGACCACTCCCGCAAGGTGTGGACCGTGCTGATCTTCTGCATCTGGCACGCGATCTTCGTGGCGAAGACGCTCGACCCGGGCATCCAGCGCAACCAGTCGGCGCTGCTCACCAAGCCGGTCGTCGGCAGCATGGTCCGCTGA
- a CDS encoding carbohydrate kinase family protein codes for MGYAVVLGEALVDLLDAEHDGEPVYRQAVGGGPLNVSVAIARLGGDVQFVGSLGDDALAGRVRAFLTDAGVGVAGAVTVPAPTALAVATFAGPEPEFRFYGEPRSYALLGPDDLDVALVEGADVLYCGSIVLLDPPVLAAARRAWSIAGGLRVFDPNVRPSLLTAPGALDGLRGVVAEFAAAAHLVKLSGADARVLYPDEPVEGVAAYLRELGATTVVVTLGADGALVAAADDVVRVPAPKVDAVDATGAGDSVMGALVAELLAAGEPADARGWQDRVAFALRVAALVCESPGGATAMPTRAAIQSRFPT; via the coding sequence ATGGGGTACGCGGTGGTGCTCGGCGAGGCGCTCGTCGACCTGCTCGACGCCGAGCACGACGGGGAACCCGTCTACCGGCAGGCAGTCGGCGGTGGGCCGCTCAACGTCTCGGTGGCGATCGCCCGGCTCGGCGGGGACGTGCAGTTCGTCGGGTCGCTGGGCGACGACGCGCTCGCCGGCCGGGTCCGTGCCTTCCTCACCGACGCCGGCGTGGGCGTGGCCGGGGCGGTGACCGTGCCCGCCCCGACCGCGCTGGCCGTGGCCACCTTCGCCGGCCCCGAGCCGGAGTTCCGCTTCTACGGCGAGCCGCGCTCGTACGCCCTGCTCGGCCCGGACGACCTCGACGTGGCGCTGGTCGAGGGCGCGGACGTGCTCTACTGCGGCTCGATCGTGCTGCTCGACCCGCCGGTGCTGGCCGCCGCGCGCCGGGCCTGGTCGATCGCCGGCGGGCTGCGCGTGTTCGACCCGAACGTGCGCCCGAGCCTGCTCACCGCGCCCGGTGCGCTGGACGGGCTGCGCGGGGTGGTCGCCGAGTTCGCCGCGGCGGCGCACCTGGTCAAGCTGAGCGGTGCGGACGCCCGGGTGCTCTACCCGGACGAGCCGGTCGAGGGCGTCGCCGCGTACCTGCGGGAACTGGGCGCGACCACCGTCGTGGTCACGCTCGGCGCGGACGGCGCGCTGGTCGCCGCCGCCGACGACGTGGTACGCGTGCCGGCGCCGAAGGTCGACGCGGTGGACGCCACGGGCGCCGGCGACTCGGTGATGGGCGCGCTGGTGGCGGAGCTGCTCGCCGCCGGCGAGCCGGCCGACGCGCGCGGCTGGCAGGACCGCGTCGCGTTCGCCCTGCGGGTCGCCGCGCTGGTCTGCGAGTCCCCCGGCGGCGCCACCGCCATGCCCACCCGCGCCGCCATCCAGTCCCGCTTCCCCACCTGA